A genome region from Brassica oleracea var. oleracea cultivar TO1000 chromosome C2, BOL, whole genome shotgun sequence includes the following:
- the LOC106324741 gene encoding 28 kDa heat- and acid-stable phosphoprotein: protein MGRGKFKGKPTGQRRFSSAAEILAGTSAARPRSFKQKEAEYEEDIEEESEEESEEEEEESEDESDVKKKGHEALIEVDNPNRAKPKTLKARDLDASKTTELSRREREELEKQRAHERYMRLQEQGKTEQARKDLDRLALIRQQREEAAKKREEEKAARDAKKVDARK from the exons ATGGGAAGAGGCAAGTTCAAGGGGAAACCTACAGGCCAACGCCGATTCTCTAGTGCTGCTGAGATAC TTGCTGGCACTTCTGCTGCACGTCCTCGCTCGTTCAAGCAG AAAGAAGCTGAATATGAAGAAGATATCGAAGAGGAGTCTGAAGAGGAATCTGAAGAAGAAGAAGAAGAATCCGAAGATGAATCTGAT GTGAAGAAGAAAGGACATGAAGCTCTAATCGAAGTTGATAACCCTAACAGAGCTAAGCCAAAGACCTTGAAAGCGAGAGACCTTGAT GCAAGTAAAACCACTGAACTCTCAAGGCGTGAAAG GGAGGAGCTAGAGAAGCAACGAGCTCATGAGCGATACATGAGGTTGCAGGAGCAAGGCAAAACCGAGCAAGCAAGAAAGGATTTAG ATCGTTTGGCTCTGATTCGCCAACAGAGAGAAGAAGCTGCCAAGAAGCGAGAAGAGGAAAAAGCAG CGAGAGACGCGAAGAAAGTCGATGCTCGCAAATGA
- the LOC106326230 gene encoding WUSCHEL-related homeobox 8 isoform X2: MSSSNKNWPSMFKSKPCNKHHHRDVDTPSSMPYSNCNIPSPFSSAEERLELAGTSNGVNMNIPEINFGGGENGYFPNSVPVTVPLTINQSQVLSGGGDIGDYVSPVRLTVFINDMPFDVAAGLFNVKEAFGNNAMLINSFGQPILTDEFGVTFQPLQNGAVYYLL; this comes from the exons ATGTCCTCCTCAAACAAAAACTGGCCTAGCATGTTCAAATCCAAACCCTGCAACAAACATCATCATCGTGACGTGGATACTCCATCTAGCATGCCCTATTCTAATTGCAACATACCTTCTCCTTTTTCCTCAG CTGAGGAGAGGTTGGAGTTAGCCGGCACTAGTAACGGCGTTAATATGAACATTCCAGAGATCAACTTTGGCGGCGGTGAAAATGGTTATTTCCCTAATTCGGTTCCTGTTACTGTTCCATTAACCATCAATCAATCACAAG TATTATCCGGTGGTGGAGATATAGGAGATTATGTTTCTCCAGTGAGGTTGACGGTGTTCATCAACGACATGCCTTTCGATGTGGCGGCAGGACTATTCAACGTCAAAGAGGCTTTTGGAAACAACGCTATGTTGATAAACTCGTTTGGGCAGCCTATTCTCACAGACGAATTTGGAGTTACTTTTCAACCTCTCCAAAACGGTGCTGTTTATTATCTT CTTTAA
- the LOC106326230 gene encoding WUSCHEL-related homeobox 8 isoform X1 — MSSSNKNWPSMFKSKPCNKHHHRDVDTPSSMPYSNCNIPSPFSSDRVPDPKPRWNPKPEQIRILESIFNSGIVNPPREEIQRIRTRLQEYGQIGDANVFYWFQNRKSRAKHKLRVLKKNPKMLGCNPSKTRKEKIISPSDNPTDPCFGLVNHETGLFPGQNNELVITEPASFLYPDDNNPSLTQSAFGFGGFVVPVVAEERLELAGTSNGVNMNIPEINFGGGENGYFPNSVPVTVPLTINQSQVLSGGGDIGDYVSPVRLTVFINDMPFDVAAGLFNVKEAFGNNAMLINSFGQPILTDEFGVTFQPLQNGAVYYLL; from the exons ATGTCCTCCTCAAACAAAAACTGGCCTAGCATGTTCAAATCCAAACCCTGCAACAAACATCATCATCGTGACGTGGATACTCCATCTAGCATGCCCTATTCTAATTGCAACATACCTTCTCCTTTTTCCTCAG ATCGTGTACCGGATCCTAAACCGAGATGGAATCCTAAACCGGAACAGATTCGGATACTCGAATCAATATTCAATTCGGGTATTGTTAATCCACCTAGAGAAGAGATTCAAAGAATCCGAACTCGACTTCAGGAATACGGTCAGATCGGAGACGCAAATGTTTTTTACTGGTTTCAGAACCGGAAATCACGGGCAAAACATAAGCTACGTGTTCTTAAAAAAAACCCTAAAATGCTCGGTTGTAACCCTAGCAAGACCAGGAAGGAAAAAATCATTAGTCCTAGTGATAATCCTACTGATCCTTGTTTTGGTTTGGTTAACCATGAAACCGGTTTATTTCCGGGTCAAAACAATGAGTTGGTGATAACTGAACCGGCTAGTTTTTTATATCCGGATGATAATAATCCAAGCTTGACCCAATCAGCGTTTGGTTTTGGTGGTTTTGTTGTGCCGGTGGTAGCTGAGGAGAGGTTGGAGTTAGCCGGCACTAGTAACGGCGTTAATATGAACATTCCAGAGATCAACTTTGGCGGCGGTGAAAATGGTTATTTCCCTAATTCGGTTCCTGTTACTGTTCCATTAACCATCAATCAATCACAAG TATTATCCGGTGGTGGAGATATAGGAGATTATGTTTCTCCAGTGAGGTTGACGGTGTTCATCAACGACATGCCTTTCGATGTGGCGGCAGGACTATTCAACGTCAAAGAGGCTTTTGGAAACAACGCTATGTTGATAAACTCGTTTGGGCAGCCTATTCTCACAGACGAATTTGGAGTTACTTTTCAACCTCTCCAAAACGGTGCTGTTTATTATCTT CTTTAA